From one Kwoniella dejecticola CBS 10117 chromosome 2, complete sequence genomic stretch:
- a CDS encoding 60S ribosomal protein uL4, with protein MAARPTVTVWSATGESSGSVPLPAVFTAPIRLDVVQQVHKSIAKNRRQPYAVAENAGHQTSAESWGTGRAVARIPRVGGGGTQRSGQAAFGNMCRGGRMFAPTKTWRKWHVKVNQNQRRYAVASALAASALPSLVLARGHRIEQIQEVPLVISSSVESVTKTKEAVELLKATAAYADIAKVSNSRKLRAGKGKMRNRRYRQRRGPLVVYAKDEGLTRAFKNVPGVETSPVESLNLLQLAPGGHVGRFIIWTEAAIAALDSVYEKKSGFNLPTAKISSSDVTRLINSDEIQSVVRAAGAPTQKRPFTQKKNPLRNKAILFRLNPYAKTLRRQELLRQEKKSKGSVKKSAPGAAGKEFLEILHSA; from the exons ATGGCCGCTAGACCCACCGTCACCGTTTGGTCCGCTACTGGGGAGTCCTCCGGCTCAGTCCCTCTCCCCGCCGTCTTCACGGCTCCTATCAGACTTGATGTCGTCCAACAAGTTCACA AGTCCATTGCTAAGAACAGAAGACAACCTTACGCTGTCGCTGAGAACGCCGGTCACCAAACCTCTGCCGAATCGTGGGGTACCGGTCGAGCTGTCGCCCGTATCCCTCGTGTAGGTGGTGGTGGTACCCAACGATCCGGTCAAGCCGCCTTCGGTAACATgtgtcgaggtggacgaatGTTCGCCCCCACCAAGACCTGGAGAAAATGGCACGTCAAGGTCAACCAAAACCAACGACGATACGCCGTCGCCTCCGCCTTGGCCGCTTCCGCTTTGCCCTCGTTGGTCCTTGCTAGAGGTCACCGAATCGAGCAGATCCAAGAAGTCCCCCTcgtcatctcctcttccgtcGAGTCCGtcaccaagaccaaggaGGCCGTCGAGCTCCTCAAGGCTACCGCCGCTTACGCCGATATCGCCAAGGTCTCTAACTCTAGAAAGCTCAGAGCCGGTAAGGGTAAGATGAGAAACAGAAGATACAGACAACGAAGAGGTCCCCTCGTCGTTTACGCCAAGGACGAAGGACTCACCAGAGCCTTCAAGAACGTTCCAGGAGTCGAGACTTCCCCCGTCGAGTCCCTTAACCTCCTCCAACTCGCCCCCGGTGGTCACGTCGGTCGATTCATCATCTGGACCGAGGCCGCCATCGCTGCCCTCGACTCCGTCtacgagaagaagtcagGCTTCAACCTCCCCACCGCCAagatctcctcttccgacGTCACCAGACTCATCAACTCGGACGAAATTCAATCCGTCGTCAGAGCTGCCGGTGCCCCCACCCAAAAGA GACCCTTCACCCAAAAGAAGAACCCTCTCCGAAACAAGGCCATCTTGTTCCGACTCAACCCTTACGCCAAGACTCTCAGAAGACAAGAGCTTCTcagacaagagaagaagagcaagggtTCCGTCAAGAAGTCCGCTCCAGGTGCTGCTGGAAAGGAGTTCCTCGAAATCCTTCACTCTGCTTAA